A window of the Desulfotignum phosphitoxidans DSM 13687 genome harbors these coding sequences:
- a CDS encoding DUF2147 domain-containing protein has product MKKSLLLALVLVVGCFVFAGSALAEAPIVGKWKTIDDETNEPKSIVQIFEKNGQYYGKIVELFLKPDADQNPTCDKCADDDPRKDQPTLGMEIIQDLKPDGDAYSGGTILDPKKGKVYKCKIWAEGDELKVQGSFLFISRTQTWHRVK; this is encoded by the coding sequence ATGAAAAAATCGCTATTGCTCGCCCTGGTGCTGGTTGTTGGTTGTTTTGTTTTTGCCGGATCTGCCCTGGCAGAAGCTCCCATTGTGGGAAAATGGAAAACCATTGATGATGAAACCAACGAGCCCAAATCCATTGTCCAGATCTTTGAAAAAAACGGCCAATATTATGGTAAAATCGTTGAGCTGTTCTTGAAACCGGATGCGGATCAAAATCCCACTTGTGATAAATGTGCGGATGATGATCCCAGAAAAGACCAGCCCACCTTGGGCATGGAAATCATCCAGGACCTGAAACCGGATGGGGATGCCTATTCCGGGGGCACGATTCTTGATCCCAAAAAAGGCAAAGTTTACAAATGCAAGATCTGGGCGGAAGGCGACGAACTTAAAGTCCAGGGCAGTTTTCTGTTCATTTCCCGGACCCAGACCTGGCACCGGGTAAAGTAG
- a CDS encoding iron-containing alcohol dehydrogenase, whose protein sequence is MTARFRPKITLAETKVDWHHPTHIRFGPGRIKELPEVCWQLGISAPLIVTDQRVSKLPFVKSIIRLNKEESIFTTVFSDIFSEPDFDTVKKGAEVLRQGRHDGIIAIGGGSALDAAKAICLAAAAGPSRIWEFTSGSPGHAVIYKTLIPIIAVPTTAGTGSEVDANAVIKDTISSRKISIFHPDLMPKVVIADPELTRGLIPFLTAATGMDALSHNIEALSSPVFHPVLDGVAMQGIFYIKEGLLPAFYSGRNIKARTYTMAASIMGAIAFDKGLGAGHAVSHAIGGMFKVHHGRVMGTLLPYVLILNRARIKDKMSRAARYLDLPGQDFTAFVNWVTDLKIAMGMPANLKELGIRKQHIPDIAQKALEDANIHTNPVKMDPKKMKELLAHALKG, encoded by the coding sequence ATGACCGCCCGTTTCAGGCCGAAGATCACCCTGGCGGAAACCAAGGTAGACTGGCACCATCCCACACATATCCGGTTCGGTCCCGGCCGAATCAAGGAACTGCCGGAAGTGTGCTGGCAATTGGGCATATCTGCGCCGTTGATTGTCACGGATCAGAGGGTGTCAAAACTGCCGTTTGTGAAATCCATTATCCGGTTGAACAAAGAGGAAAGCATTTTCACGACCGTGTTTTCAGATATTTTTTCCGAGCCGGATTTTGACACGGTGAAAAAAGGGGCGGAAGTGTTGCGGCAGGGCCGCCATGACGGTATCATCGCCATCGGCGGGGGCAGTGCCCTGGATGCGGCCAAAGCCATCTGTCTGGCTGCGGCCGCCGGCCCGTCGCGCATATGGGAGTTCACCTCCGGAAGCCCCGGACATGCTGTCATATACAAGACACTTATACCCATTATCGCTGTTCCCACCACTGCCGGCACCGGATCTGAGGTGGATGCCAATGCAGTGATCAAAGATACAATATCCAGCCGGAAAATCAGTATTTTTCATCCGGACCTTATGCCCAAAGTAGTGATTGCCGACCCGGAGCTGACCCGGGGGCTGATTCCCTTTCTCACCGCAGCCACGGGCATGGATGCCCTGTCCCACAATATCGAAGCATTGAGCAGCCCGGTATTTCACCCGGTCCTGGACGGGGTGGCCATGCAGGGCATTTTTTACATCAAAGAAGGGCTTCTCCCGGCTTTTTACAGCGGCAGAAACATCAAGGCCCGCACCTATACCATGGCCGCTTCCATCATGGGGGCCATTGCCTTTGACAAAGGCTTAGGGGCGGGGCATGCCGTGTCCCATGCCATCGGCGGCATGTTCAAGGTGCACCACGGCCGGGTGATGGGCACTCTTTTGCCCTATGTGCTCATACTGAACCGCGCCAGAATAAAAGACAAAATGTCACGGGCTGCCAGGTATCTGGATCTGCCCGGCCAGGATTTTACCGCATTTGTAAACTGGGTGACTGATTTAAAGATAGCGATGGGCATGCCTGCCAATCTAAAGGAACTGGGCATCAGAAAGCAGCATATTCCAGATATCGCTCAAAAAGCGCTGGAAGATGCCAATATCCATACCAATCCGGTAAAAATGGATCCAAAAAAAATGAAAGAACTGCTGGCACATGCCCTGAAAGGATAA
- a CDS encoding aldo-keto reductase family protein: MAELRQTLDRLNTSYLDLWQIHDVRGQKDLDLISEKDGSLEAFLEAKDQGLIQFALSCDIPLAIAGCTLKANASNLKEIQPRFSGDV, encoded by the coding sequence TTGGCAGAACTACGTCAGACCCTGGACCGCCTGAACACCAGCTACCTTGACCTATGGCAGATCCATGATGTCAGGGGACAGAAAGATCTTGATTTGATTTCAGAAAAAGACGGGTCCCTGGAAGCATTTCTGGAAGCAAAAGATCAGGGACTGATCCAGTTTGCGCTGTCCTGTGACATCCCCCTTGCCATTGCCGGGTGTACCCTTAAGGCAAATGCATCAAATCTGAAAGAAATCCAGCCAAGGTTTTCAGGAGATGTTTGA
- a CDS encoding toxin-antitoxin system TumE family protein, whose amino-acid sequence MFVKDYLADLTESINEYSTSGFIVISEITSDFRSDKIGIVRGKIVFVDESILFFKEYLDLRHKIDKKAYSFHYQDRNSNLIFRYDNALHKPRLAFSEHKHTGDKIIPSSIPDICAVLEEIITDHIKLFLT is encoded by the coding sequence ATGTTTGTTAAAGATTATCTTGCAGACCTGACAGAAAGTATCAATGAATATTCCACATCTGGTTTCATTGTGATTTCTGAAATCACGAGTGATTTTAGAAGTGACAAAATCGGCATTGTCCGTGGAAAAATTGTTTTCGTTGATGAGTCAATTCTTTTTTTTAAAGAATATCTGGACTTACGCCATAAAATTGATAAAAAAGCATATTCATTCCATTATCAGGACAGAAACAGTAACCTGATATTTCGATATGACAATGCATTGCACAAACCCCGTCTCGCATTCAGTGAACACAAGCATACCGGGGACAAGATCATTCCAAGCAGCATTCCTGATATTTGCGCTGTTCTTGAAGAAATCATAACTGATCATATCAAATTGTTCCTTACCTGA
- a CDS encoding DUF3322 domain-containing protein, whose amino-acid sequence MTAAWTRIQDLKDRLEKKWRKGIFLAQMITPENFTPLRIPLKHPTARELAHDFAAARDWVAHWAFHESAPGRAGFDIEWHAFTHRSLGKNRLPAAVIFPTLADVVSFLGKTRQTERFHTLFHIITDRFPPLAGLLLDHPLTVLQHDKVWEKLLAILDFMTGHPLPGIYIRQLEISGVDTKFIETHKAWLVKLLTCVLPETAVDDTAKGPAAFENRFGFLSRPARVRFRCLDPDLSIKGLSDLEIPAHDFACLPVQPDTVFIVENDITALSFPFFPNALVIFGRGYSLSVLSEARWLTNKPVWYWGDLDTHGFAMIDMIRHYFPRTRSFLMDEATLLSHKPLWGTEPSPVSRDLPLLTPDEARVYDALRNHTHTPNLRLEQERISFTLVRRVVEDIRMNRYFR is encoded by the coding sequence GTGACCGCTGCCTGGACCCGGATCCAGGATCTCAAGGACCGGCTGGAGAAAAAATGGCGCAAAGGGATATTTCTGGCCCAGATGATCACGCCGGAAAACTTCACCCCCCTGCGCATCCCGCTGAAACATCCCACGGCCCGGGAACTGGCCCATGATTTTGCCGCAGCCCGGGACTGGGTGGCCCACTGGGCTTTTCATGAAAGCGCCCCGGGCCGGGCCGGATTTGACATTGAATGGCATGCATTCACCCACCGGAGTTTAGGAAAAAACCGGCTGCCGGCAGCGGTGATATTTCCCACGCTGGCCGATGTGGTGTCTTTTCTGGGGAAAACCCGGCAAACTGAGCGATTTCACACCCTGTTCCATATCATCACGGACCGGTTTCCCCCACTGGCCGGCCTGCTGCTGGATCACCCTTTGACCGTGCTCCAGCATGACAAAGTGTGGGAAAAGCTGCTGGCCATCCTGGATTTCATGACCGGTCATCCTTTGCCCGGCATCTACATCCGGCAGCTGGAAATTTCCGGGGTGGACACCAAGTTCATTGAAACCCACAAAGCCTGGCTGGTGAAACTGCTGACCTGTGTATTGCCGGAAACAGCCGTGGATGACACAGCCAAAGGACCGGCCGCCTTTGAAAACCGGTTTGGTTTTCTGTCCCGGCCCGCCCGGGTCCGGTTCCGGTGCCTGGATCCGGACCTGTCCATCAAGGGATTGTCAGACCTGGAAATACCGGCACATGACTTTGCGTGCCTGCCTGTGCAGCCGGACACGGTCTTTATTGTGGAAAACGACATCACCGCCCTGTCATTTCCTTTTTTTCCCAACGCTCTGGTGATCTTCGGCCGGGGCTACAGCCTGTCGGTTCTATCCGAAGCACGGTGGCTGACGAACAAACCGGTCTGGTACTGGGGGGATCTGGACACCCACGGGTTTGCCATGATCGACATGATCCGGCATTACTTTCCCCGGACCCGTTCTTTTCTCATGGATGAAGCCACCTTGCTCTCCCATAAACCCCTGTGGGGCACCGAACCCTCCCCTGTGAGCCGGGATTTGCCCTTGCTCACCCCGGATGAAGCCCGGGTCTATGATGCCCTGCGCAACCATACCCACACCCCGAACCTGCGCCTGGAGCAGGAGCGGATTTCGTTCACCCTGGTACGCCGGGTCGTGGAAGATATCCGGATGAACAGGTATTTCAGGTAA
- a CDS encoding ATP-binding protein produces MEQQLLDFASDDALAGFRLHTLEVFNWGTFHKQVWRLDLDSRNSLLTGDIGSGKSTLVDAVTTLVVPAHRVAYNKAAGADTKERSLRSYVLGYYKSERSTTGHAAKSVSLRDHNSFSVILGVFKNAGYLQKVTLAQVFWIKDAQAPPERFYVVADQALSITGHFSGFGTDIGQLKKRLKKMKDVAVFDTFPKYGAAFRRRFGIDNEQALALFHQTVSMKSVGNLTDFVREHMLEPFDVTPRIDALLHHFDDLNRAHAAVLKAKQQIERLTPLVADCDTHTQLEKEAEQLRECREALAPFFAVHKKKLLKKRMANLTDEHARLTRKATALESEHKEQMARRDDIRQAIAENGGDRLERLRADIKRFADQKYKRQAQAQRYADLAQDLSFKPVHTRTDFDDNAAAIQDRQQTLKKKQADFLNRRTELSMQFRDFKTDHDELTKELASLSARKSNIHARQISIRQTLCRHLDMDETDLPFAGELIQVREDQAPWEGAAERLLHNFALSLLVPESHYRAVAAWVNNTFLQARLVYYLVRPVPSNKSVDLHPDSLVKKLAVKPNNKCYDWLEQELAARFNYACCTDMQRFQQEPWAMTEKGQIKSGGRRHEKDDRRDLTDRSHYVLGWTNEAKIRTLKKQHRHLEEQMQTTGIDISRLESRQNTLEEQLSNLIRLGEFQDFSDLDWHASAEAILHLEAEKQELETRSDILQTLGMQLEALETEINDTETALKQARDDLAGNREKQNQTRHMADTCEQDLAGWAAMDPDQATALYRHLESLRINELPAHTLTIESCSNKEREMRELLQNRINNLDKRIATLAARIIRAMHGYRRDYQLETREVDDAVSSGPEYRAMLDQLRSDNLPEFEKRFKELLNENTIREVANFQSQLLREKETIKERIERINRSLSDIEYNPGRYIVLEAELTPDMEIRDFGQQLRACTEGALTGSEEDHYSEAKFLQVRRVIERFRGREGTVDLDRRWTKKVTDVRNWFVFAASERWKQDHTEYEHYTDSGGKSGGQKEKLAYTVLAASLAYQFGLEWGAIKSRTFRFVAIDEAFGRGSDDSTRYSLELFKKLNLQLLIVTPLQKIHIIEPYVSSVGLVYCPDGTESLLRNMSVAEYRDCRERTET; encoded by the coding sequence ATGGAACAGCAGCTTTTGGACTTTGCATCGGATGATGCTCTGGCCGGGTTCCGGCTTCACACCCTGGAAGTCTTCAACTGGGGCACCTTTCACAAACAGGTGTGGCGACTGGATCTGGACAGCCGCAACAGCCTGCTCACCGGGGATATCGGGTCCGGCAAATCCACCCTGGTGGATGCGGTGACCACCCTGGTGGTGCCGGCCCACCGGGTGGCCTACAACAAGGCGGCCGGGGCCGACACAAAAGAAAGGTCCTTGCGCTCCTATGTCCTGGGATATTACAAATCAGAACGCAGCACCACGGGTCATGCGGCAAAATCGGTGTCTCTGCGGGATCACAACAGTTTTTCCGTGATCCTGGGGGTGTTCAAAAACGCTGGATATCTACAGAAAGTCACCCTGGCCCAGGTGTTCTGGATCAAAGATGCCCAGGCCCCGCCGGAACGGTTCTATGTGGTGGCGGACCAGGCGTTGTCCATTACCGGGCATTTCAGCGGATTCGGCACAGACATCGGGCAGCTGAAAAAACGGCTGAAAAAAATGAAAGATGTGGCCGTGTTCGACACTTTCCCCAAATACGGGGCCGCCTTCCGAAGGCGGTTCGGCATTGACAACGAACAGGCCCTGGCCCTGTTTCACCAGACCGTGTCCATGAAATCCGTGGGCAACCTCACCGATTTTGTCAGGGAACACATGCTGGAACCTTTTGATGTCACCCCCCGCATCGATGCCCTGCTGCACCATTTTGACGACCTGAACCGGGCCCATGCCGCCGTGCTCAAGGCCAAACAGCAGATCGAGCGGTTAACCCCCCTGGTGGCGGACTGTGACACCCACACCCAGCTGGAAAAGGAGGCGGAACAGCTGCGGGAATGCCGGGAGGCGTTGGCCCCGTTTTTTGCCGTGCACAAGAAAAAACTGCTCAAAAAAAGAATGGCCAATCTAACTGACGAACATGCCCGGCTGACACGGAAAGCAACGGCCCTGGAGAGCGAACACAAAGAACAAATGGCCCGGCGGGATGACATCCGGCAGGCCATTGCCGAAAACGGGGGCGACCGGCTGGAAAGGCTCCGGGCTGATATCAAGCGATTTGCCGACCAGAAATACAAGCGCCAGGCCCAGGCACAGCGGTATGCAGATCTGGCACAGGATCTGTCATTCAAGCCCGTACACACCCGGACGGATTTTGATGACAACGCCGCTGCCATCCAGGACCGGCAGCAGACCTTGAAAAAAAAACAAGCCGATTTTCTCAACCGGCGCACCGAGCTTTCCATGCAGTTCCGGGATTTCAAAACAGACCATGACGAGCTGACAAAAGAACTGGCTTCCCTGTCCGCCCGCAAAAGCAACATCCACGCCCGGCAGATCAGTATCCGGCAGACATTGTGTCGCCATCTTGACATGGATGAAACCGACCTGCCCTTTGCCGGTGAACTGATCCAGGTCAGAGAAGATCAAGCTCCCTGGGAAGGAGCGGCCGAACGGCTGCTGCACAATTTCGCCCTGTCCCTGCTGGTGCCGGAATCCCATTACCGGGCCGTGGCCGCCTGGGTGAATAACACCTTTCTGCAGGCAAGACTCGTGTATTACCTGGTGAGACCGGTCCCCTCAAATAAATCCGTTGATCTTCATCCGGATTCCCTGGTGAAAAAACTGGCCGTCAAGCCGAACAACAAATGTTACGACTGGCTGGAACAGGAACTGGCGGCCCGGTTCAACTATGCCTGCTGCACGGATATGCAACGGTTCCAACAGGAACCCTGGGCCATGACGGAAAAAGGACAAATCAAGTCCGGGGGACGGCGCCACGAAAAAGATGACCGCCGGGATCTCACAGACCGGTCCCATTATGTGCTGGGCTGGACCAATGAGGCCAAAATCCGCACATTGAAAAAACAGCACCGGCACCTGGAAGAACAGATGCAGACCACCGGCATTGACATATCCCGGCTGGAATCCCGTCAGAACACCCTCGAAGAACAGCTGTCCAACCTGATCCGCCTGGGGGAATTCCAGGATTTTTCCGATTTGGACTGGCACGCGTCAGCCGAAGCGATCCTGCACCTGGAAGCGGAAAAGCAGGAACTGGAAACCCGGTCCGATATCCTCCAGACCTTGGGGATGCAGCTGGAAGCCCTGGAAACAGAGATAAATGACACGGAAACAGCCCTGAAACAGGCCAGAGACGACCTGGCCGGAAACCGGGAAAAACAGAACCAGACCCGGCACATGGCAGACACCTGTGAACAGGATCTGGCCGGCTGGGCCGCCATGGACCCTGACCAGGCCACTGCTTTGTACCGGCATCTGGAATCTTTGCGCATAAACGAACTGCCTGCCCACACCCTGACCATTGAATCCTGCAGCAACAAGGAAAGAGAAATGCGGGAGCTTCTCCAGAACCGCATCAACAACTTAGACAAACGCATCGCCACCCTGGCGGCCCGGATCATCAGAGCCATGCACGGGTACCGCAGGGATTATCAACTGGAAACCAGGGAAGTGGATGATGCCGTGTCATCCGGTCCGGAATACCGGGCCATGCTGGATCAGCTGCGCTCGGACAATCTGCCGGAATTTGAGAAACGGTTCAAGGAACTGCTCAATGAAAACACCATCCGGGAGGTGGCCAATTTCCAGTCCCAGCTGCTCCGGGAAAAAGAGACCATCAAAGAGCGTATCGAGCGCATCAACCGGTCTTTGTCCGACATTGAGTACAACCCGGGCCGGTACATTGTGCTGGAGGCGGAACTCACCCCGGACATGGAGATCCGGGATTTTGGCCAGCAGCTGCGGGCCTGCACTGAAGGGGCGTTGACCGGATCTGAAGAAGACCATTACTCTGAAGCCAAATTCCTGCAGGTACGACGCGTGATTGAACGGTTCCGGGGCAGAGAGGGCACGGTGGACCTGGACCGGCGCTGGACAAAAAAGGTGACGGATGTGCGCAACTGGTTCGTGTTTGCCGCCTCGGAGCGCTGGAAACAGGATCACACCGAATATGAGCATTACACCGATTCCGGGGGCAAGTCCGGCGGGCAGAAGGAAAAACTGGCCTACACCGTGCTGGCGGCCAGCCTGGCCTATCAGTTCGGCCTGGAATGGGGAGCGATCAAATCCCGTACCTTCCGGTTCGTGGCCATTGACGAAGCTTTCGGCCGGGGTTCGGACGATTCCACCCGGTACAGCCTGGAACTGTTCAAAAAACTCAACCTCCAGCTGCTCATCGTGACCCCCCTGCAAAAGATTCACATCATCGAACCCTATGTATCGTCCGTGGGACTGGTGTACTGCCCGGACGGCACAGAATCCCTGCTGCGCAACATGAGCGTGGCAGAATACCGGGACTGCCGGGAAAGGACTGAAACGTGA
- a CDS encoding DUF4194 domain-containing protein: protein MDITQPYPSDISRPLVALMKGVVFRDNDPALWHLLEESQMAVRDYVRVMGLDLMLDTAEGYAWLATREPEQGEDPLPRLVGRRQLSYPVSLIIALLRKKMAEQDAAGEDPRLILSVEEITDMVRVFLPASGNEAKMMDRINTHLNKIADLGFIRRLKGEKDKIEVIRILKAFVDAQWLSELEDRLKEYQAHLEDGNDSGSADVSHTDPSGGSDMDGNIDSTPTGDRGGG from the coding sequence ATGGACATAACACAACCTTATCCATCTGACATCTCCCGCCCCCTGGTGGCATTGATGAAGGGCGTGGTGTTCAGGGATAATGATCCGGCCCTGTGGCACCTTCTGGAAGAGAGCCAGATGGCCGTCCGGGACTATGTCCGGGTCATGGGCCTGGATTTGATGCTGGACACGGCCGAAGGGTATGCCTGGCTGGCCACCCGGGAACCGGAACAAGGGGAAGACCCCCTGCCCCGGTTGGTGGGAAGGCGGCAGCTGTCCTATCCGGTGAGCCTGATCATCGCACTCTTACGCAAAAAAATGGCGGAACAGGATGCAGCCGGAGAAGACCCCCGCCTGATCCTGTCCGTGGAGGAGATTACGGACATGGTCCGGGTGTTTTTGCCGGCATCGGGCAACGAGGCAAAGATGATGGACCGGATCAACACCCATCTGAACAAAATCGCGGACTTAGGCTTTATCCGGCGGCTCAAGGGCGAAAAGGACAAAATCGAGGTGATCCGCATTCTCAAGGCGTTTGTGGATGCCCAGTGGCTCAGTGAACTGGAGGATCGACTCAAAGAATACCAGGCCCATCTGGAAGATGGCAATGATTCCGGTTCGGCCGATGTCAGTCACACAGATCCTTCGGGTGGCAGCGACATGGACGGAAACATTGATTCCACCCCCACCGGGGACCGGGGCGGTGGCTGA
- a CDS encoding DUF3375 domain-containing protein: MDVDYDTLQALRKTHPAWKLLVADHSPLIAAFLQHTFIVPNQRRLSRADLASALEDLLFTLRETQGKDAFPRSAQAYLDDWAGEDKGWLRKFYPQGSDEVHYDLMPAAEKALSWLESLIQRPFVGTESRLMTIFDLLRQMVEGTEKDVQVRIQELEKRKAAVENELALVRSGRVDILDDTAVRDRFLQVSQTARELLGDFREVEYNFRRLDRKIREQITLWEGSKAQLLADFFGERDMIAESDQGKSFTAFWDLLMSPARQEELTGMLEKVFDLAAVKALSPDRRLKRVHYDWLSAGEHTQRTVAKLSGQLRRYLDDQAFLENKRIMQVIQQIEARAVKLRDQMPQGSIMEMDEASPDIHLPMERPLYKIPVKPRITDTVTLGDGSDIPADMLHDIVFVDRLTLKQRIRTALQTRDQVTLAQILFDHPLEKGLAELVTYLTLAAEDDNAWFDDTLTHRAVWTDAGGIRRQATFNAVIFSR, encoded by the coding sequence ATGGATGTCGACTATGACACACTCCAGGCCTTAAGAAAGACCCATCCGGCCTGGAAGCTGCTGGTGGCGGATCACAGCCCGCTCATTGCCGCATTTTTGCAGCACACCTTTATTGTGCCCAACCAGCGGCGGCTCAGCCGGGCAGACCTGGCCTCGGCCCTGGAGGACCTGTTGTTTACCCTGCGGGAAACCCAGGGTAAGGATGCCTTTCCCCGGTCGGCCCAGGCCTATCTGGATGACTGGGCCGGCGAGGACAAGGGGTGGCTGAGAAAATTCTATCCACAGGGGTCTGATGAGGTGCATTATGATCTGATGCCGGCGGCGGAAAAAGCCCTGTCCTGGCTGGAAAGCCTCATCCAGCGGCCATTTGTGGGCACGGAATCGCGCCTGATGACCATTTTTGACTTGCTGCGCCAGATGGTGGAAGGCACGGAAAAAGATGTGCAGGTGCGGATCCAGGAGCTGGAAAAAAGAAAGGCTGCCGTTGAAAACGAGCTGGCGTTGGTAAGGTCGGGCCGTGTGGACATACTGGATGACACGGCGGTAAGGGACCGGTTCCTGCAGGTGAGCCAGACTGCCCGGGAACTTTTGGGAGATTTCCGGGAAGTGGAGTACAATTTCAGGCGCCTGGACAGAAAGATCCGGGAGCAGATCACCTTGTGGGAGGGCAGCAAGGCGCAGCTGCTGGCTGATTTTTTCGGGGAGCGGGACATGATCGCCGAATCTGACCAGGGGAAAAGTTTTACCGCGTTCTGGGACCTGCTCATGTCCCCGGCCCGGCAGGAGGAGCTGACCGGGATGCTGGAAAAGGTGTTTGACCTGGCAGCGGTCAAGGCACTGTCTCCGGACCGGCGCCTCAAGCGGGTGCATTATGACTGGCTGTCCGCCGGCGAACATACCCAGCGCACTGTGGCCAAGCTGTCCGGGCAATTGCGGCGGTACCTGGATGACCAGGCGTTTCTGGAAAACAAACGCATCATGCAGGTGATCCAGCAGATCGAGGCCCGGGCGGTCAAGCTCAGAGACCAGATGCCACAGGGCAGCATCATGGAGATGGACGAGGCATCTCCGGATATTCATCTGCCCATGGAACGGCCCCTTTATAAAATCCCGGTCAAACCCCGGATCACGGACACGGTCACGCTGGGGGACGGGTCTGACATTCCTGCGGACATGCTGCATGACATTGTGTTTGTGGACCGGCTGACGCTCAAACAACGGATCCGCACCGCCCTGCAGACCCGTGACCAGGTCACCCTGGCACAGATCCTTTTCGACCATCCCCTGGAAAAGGGCCTGGCCGAACTGGTGACCTACCTGACCCTGGCAGCCGAAGATGACAACGCCTGGTTTGACGACACCTTGACCCACCGGGCCGTGTGGACCGATGCCGGCGGCATCCGCCGGCAGGCCACATTCAACGCCGTGATTTTCAGCAGGTAA
- a CDS encoding DUF3786 domain-containing protein — MTDNYEKIVQKNLKKLYDPLPPDLDQRLGATREGNRFLFDAFGQPCTIGPDRITLGTETASSILGILISLYALHAGTDICVPAPFRAFKEFDDSMPYAGAFATHTEQVLVPHVMSVKNRLEKISFTLHGENPPADTPGDIAFVVYPLPKIALCYILYEADEDFPAAVTCLYSSNADRFMPIDGLADVGEYTSKKIIDLVA; from the coding sequence ATGACCGACAATTACGAAAAAATCGTTCAGAAGAATCTGAAAAAACTGTATGACCCGCTGCCTCCGGATCTAGATCAGCGCCTTGGAGCCACCAGAGAAGGGAACCGCTTCCTGTTCGATGCCTTTGGGCAGCCTTGTACCATTGGGCCTGACCGCATCACCCTGGGAACGGAAACCGCTTCTTCCATCCTGGGAATTCTGATCTCCCTGTATGCCCTGCATGCCGGCACTGACATCTGTGTGCCCGCCCCCTTCCGGGCGTTCAAGGAATTTGACGACAGCATGCCCTATGCCGGGGCCTTTGCCACACACACCGAACAGGTGCTGGTGCCCCATGTGATGTCAGTCAAAAACCGCCTGGAAAAAATTTCCTTCACCCTGCACGGAGAAAACCCGCCTGCGGACACGCCGGGGGATATTGCCTTTGTGGTGTATCCGCTGCCCAAAATCGCCCTGTGTTACATTTTATACGAAGCAGATGAAGATTTTCCAGCCGCAGTCACCTGTCTGTATTCCAGCAATGCAGACCGGTTCATGCCCATTGATGGCCTGGCGGATGTGGGGGAATACACTTCGAAAAAAATCATCGATCTGGTTGCCTGA
- a CDS encoding TusE/DsrC/DsvC family sulfur relay protein: protein MVNTQDIELHLDEEGYLKDFRSWTEEIACALAEKEGVDDECPLSTERMEIIKFMRNYYEKFEAFPILRAVCRNVGQTKDCNYQQFPDPVKAWKIAGLPKPTPEVFAKIRTMG, encoded by the coding sequence ATGGTAAACACCCAAGATATTGAACTGCATCTGGATGAAGAAGGCTATCTCAAGGATTTTAGATCCTGGACCGAAGAAATCGCCTGCGCTCTGGCGGAAAAAGAAGGCGTGGATGATGAATGCCCATTGAGCACCGAGCGGATGGAAATTATTAAATTCATGCGCAATTATTATGAGAAGTTTGAGGCATTTCCCATTCTCCGGGCCGTGTGCAGGAATGTGGGCCAGACTAAAGACTGCAACTACCAGCAGTTTCCCGACCCGGTAAAGGCATGGAAAATCGCCGGGCTTCCCAAGCCCACGCCTGAAGTATTTGCCAAGATCCGGACCATGGGATAA